tgaggctcagagaagttaagtaactcaTCCAGGGTTACACAGCTCGTGGGAAAGCCGGAACTGGAGGCGCAGCTAGCTGCCTCCCCACAAGAACATACGtgataatgaataaatacaatcatgTCCTCAGTGATGCTTgaatgcttcctctctctccagttCCTGCTAGCTGAACTTGACATCAGCCCTGACCTGCAGATCTCCATCAAGGACGAGGAGCTCGCCTCCCTGAGGAAGGCTTCTGACTTCCGCACCATCTGCAACGACGTGATCCCCAAGCGCATCCCGGACATCCGCCGGCTGACTGCCAGCCTCTCCAGCCACCCCGGCATCCTCAAGAAAGAGGACTTTGAAAGGACAGCGCTGACCCTGGCCTACACGGCCTACCGCACAGCCCTGTCCCAAGGGCATCAGAAGGACATCTGGGCCCAGTCCCTCCGTAGCCTCTTCCAGGCCCTGCGGCACGACCTGATGCGGTCCTCGAG
Above is a genomic segment from Mustela nigripes isolate SB6536 chromosome 4, MUSNIG.SB6536, whole genome shotgun sequence containing:
- the FAM180A gene encoding protein FAM180A, which codes for MCWKTLLLLLLCYNAQATVSHRWSRAVLFPAAHRPKRSSSMPLNPVLQSSLEEVELLYEFLLAELDISPDLQISIKDEELASLRKASDFRTICNDVIPKRIPDIRRLTASLSSHPGILKKEDFERTALTLAYTAYRTALSQGHQKDIWAQSLRSLFQALRHDLMRSSSPRVSP